The Musa acuminata AAA Group cultivar baxijiao chromosome BXJ1-8, Cavendish_Baxijiao_AAA, whole genome shotgun sequence genomic sequence attgtaaaataggtttaattagattttattaaagttatttaatgttaTGATTAGTCATGATTTAATCAAATCAATTTTAAATCGATTTAATgtttttaatacctattagggtatttaaCATGTTTATAATATTGAAAAAAGTAATTAGtgggtaattaactatgttaatcaagTGATTAATGTATCTAatgattattttatcataatttaattcatattggatcaaaattatatatttaatatttttttatgtatgtaatatatttataatgataaattaggattagttatattttaataaaattatttaatgctacgattagtgattttttatcgatatttggtcaattcaatatatttatattttatagctTATTTGACTTAAATTTGGtaggatcatggcaccaaaggaacagtCATATGATGATGCATGAGTTCATGCCTGAAAGATAGATAAGAACcatcatcattggcaatgtatttattgtgaccaCATTGGCAAGGATGGAGGAATAACTCAGGTGAAGATGCATTTGGTCGATGGGTATCCTAATGTtataaaatgcaagaaggttctgacggagatccgtaaattatttcaaagcaagctacaacaagcaaagtaagatacattaaaaaagaaggcaagagttgaggaagaatattataGGGCTACGCAAGAACCAGTTTATAATCAGTATGAGAGTTGTGACGATCAAGTTGACCCGGATCTCATAGTTAGGATTCGTGTATCATTGGTGCATCAGTATACAGTAAATGAAGCAATGAGACATCGATAACCTGACTCACAGTTGGAGCATAGCAGTGGTAGTGAAATTCAGAGATCGGTCAGCATGAGACAATCAACTACTCCTCCTTAGTTAGGCCGAAGTAGTAGCATAAGatatggtggactccgtggttttacGAGAGGCCTTGGTAAAAGGTCCGCACTAGattttgttgatattgatccacaagcctatcccccacaaacaatGAAACAAACACAGATTGATGATACATACGCAAAAGAAAAGAAgcgggatattgggaaggcaactTCAAAATAGTTTAACTTCCACAAAATTCTAGCCAGCACAGCCTAGGGTTAATATTATCATAGcattatcttttttattcaaaagtTTGGCATGGGGATCCAACCTCTAACACCGAGGGAGATTTACGGTATGTACTTAGATGAGAAGGTGGCATAACTGAAGGATTAGATCAAATTCTTCAAGAAGCAATGAGATGAATATAGGGTGACactgatgtgtgacagttggacaggaccaacaagaattagtatcatcaactttcttatttattgcaacaaaagagtggtgtttcataaattaattaatactTCTAAAAAGATCCAATATGCAAACTatattgagagcttgatggataCTATAATAGAGGAGATTAGACCATAGTATGTAAATAATAActgacaatggagcgaatttcaagaaggctggtttgcaattgatggaaaaaaagaaaaactttgttttagactccatgtgcagctcattacatagatctaatgctgaaggatattaGTGAGCTAGACGCGGTCAAGAATTGTGTAGCTCGAGcataatcaattacaaagtttatatataatcattattGGGTCCAcgctttaatgcaaaagtatgtaaacaaTGAGATCCTTCGATCTGGAATCACTCGGTTTACTACCAATcaattttattacattaaagtcACTACAATAAAAAAAGACATAGCTTGAAGGAAATGGTCACATTACAAGAGTGGTATGATTCTAGATATTTGAGATTgagcgatggaaagaagatagaaaagtccattctttcctctagattttgggagaccaTGGTAAAAATCATAAAAAGTGTAGAACTACTTTATATTGTTCTCCATAAGGTCGATATGAACAAGCATCCATAGAtgtcgtatcttaaatatatgctaatttcagtaAGAGAAGAGGTCAAGAAaatattcaaagatgattttaagatcGACCAATATATATGGATCATTGATTGTCcgaccgaagttcatatggatcaagatatccataatgtaggtaaattcatattcagaataatttaatttattattttttagataataaaaaatcatactaacaaaattgtCTTGcaacgtattatctaaacccgacaattcaatatcggtatgctctcggaacgcaaaatgatttactaatggcactacgaaatgttatatatcgactcttgcGAAACACTACTAATGCTGtcgatgctcttatggagggtcaaTTATTTTGAGAAACGGTTGGTTCATTTTCTGATGTTGTAGCTATATCGTGTCGTTACATTATGGATCCTGGTGAGTAAAAGTTACAAATATTGATTaacaattatatttaatattaattatttattatgtaaataaaatcttatttatatctttttataaTTAAGTGGTAATTACAATTTGGAggggatgcaccacatttaaggaaggttgtcgttcgtgtactttcacatacgataacatctagtggttgcgaacatAATTGGTCAACGTTTACATTGATTCACACGAAGGTCCGTAACAAACTCTCCTACAAACGGTCAGAGAAActggtatatgtccattataatatGCGGCTAAGATTGCGATGTGCTGAGCTAGATAAGGAGCCAGATGAACCATATATTGATCCCATCAACCTCTAATTCTACAATGAAAATTCAGAGTGATATtagattgggttaaagcagtagaAAACCAAAAGGATCCCTACTTGATGAGGTAGGAGACCCTCAGCGcccttcacgttttatcaccaaggaaatagaagaagaagaagcacaaccccaacaggtgGAAAATCCCCCTTGATCATAATGTGGCAGGAGTCAAACAACATCGAGTCAAGCTGCTAGAGGAACTACACAACCAACGGTCACAGTCGTCCACCCAGCATGCAAAGGCAAAAGGGAAGGTAGTAGCATCAGTCGTAtcattggaaagaatcgagtcgggcaatGAGACACCTTCATAATCACAATCAACAACTCGCTCAAtccagagacatgacaacaaCATAGACAACAATGCCTCGACGGATGATGGCGATGATGCCGGCcaatcgttggtctcgtctacataACTTTAGGGTGGTGCATAgaccgaggagcaatattttacatatgccacccaagattcagatcatagaactcaacaaggtactggtcaagctTATACGCGGAAGGAAAAGTGGAAGGGGATGAcagtggatgaatttgagcagatgcgacagagcctatatgatgtagacacagaaataagctcatcgtattcataaccatcgtattatggagaatcatacgggcaacaactgtacggtgatagttggtcatccttctcttagcaacagtatgatacagagCAGTAGCGAAaatagcgaaagtagaagctctgacattcaccaatatacgTCTCAGGAGCTACCTcgaacaaatatgattcatgatgaTCAGCTTATGATCATCACTACATTGATACATCAatgacatacggtgtatcaatacactatatcgtgggatcaatttcatgattgggtccaacaaatatatcatattgatatgcatatatatatatatatatatatatatatatatatatatatatatatatatatatatatatatatatatatatatatatatatatatatatatatatatatatatatgatcgaggaccccgatccaccactagTGGAGGCTCATCGTTCGTTTTGATGATAGAATCAACAATcatgtatatctacatatgtgattatttaattcgtttgaattttagagtttatattgtagcaaaatagtctaacaattcaaatgatttttcctgtagatattttaatatttacagaAAGATAATCTGTAATGAACTAAAATACAAACCTTACATAAGACTATTtctcaaagcccaaaaaagatatgtgatactattcttacctaatttacattgattttactaagcttatactattactatatttatttctaacttaaaaaccttatcttattttttttttatttttagatattttcgaAGGATTTTCACCTAAATTAAATATATTGCTCGCCAagacgtaccgctcggtatacgatACTGTATCATATCGAACCAAGCTCGAAACACcaatatgatatttcaatccttagaATTAAGTCATATTGAGTATTTATCATTCATTGCAATATACCCTACAATCCCAACACTcttaaaatggagccaaaaagaagTTCTAGTTCTAACCATCTGAATCATGGTCAGATGCATATTTGGATGATAGTGTGACAAGGGTAGTCCTCTGAGCTACAAAAAGTAAGTGCATCTTTGGATGATAGTGTGACAAGGGTAGTCCTCTGAGCTACAAAAAGTAGAGAGACTTTGACATCAAATGGAGCTCACCAAGTCCATTAGTATTTACCATTCCTTGTAACTATACCCAACAGAAAAGATCTCTTCTCAAAACAAAGTTTCAAACACCCTTTGCATGGAGTCAGAAAAGATATTGTTCTAACCATCTGAATCATGGTCAGATGAGGGTAgctacaaaaagaagaaaaaatttgatATCAAAATGGTGAGCATTAAGTCCATGAGATTGTTTCTTGTAATATACCCTACACAAAAGATCTCTTCCCAAAACAAATTTCCAACACTATCTACAAGGAGCAAAAAAAAGTTTGATATGATCTATCTGCTTGCAAAAGCGACCAGGATCAACATGCCCATGGAAGCAACAATCGTGAATCCTGGATTCTCCCAAAAGCTCAGTTCAATGCCGCAACATGCAGAGTTTGGTTGCTTCATAACCAATTCATCTCTTAATTCTCTTATTGCCTTGTCTCTTTTCTTTCCCATCTGTTAAGTGAGAGAAAGCCCTATGTTACAATACAAATAAAATGGAACAAGAGTTGAAAAGGCTATATTATCTAACAAAATTTTAATGGAAAATCAAATCCACAAGTTGCTAAGAATCTGTTTAATAGTCTGAAGGTTAGAATGTATGATGATCAGAGTTGTGAATTGAGCCTTGGCAACCTTACTTAAGACAGAGTTtgatttttcatatgaaactactTCGATACCTCCACATGGTACAGGTAACATAGGAGATATCTCTCTCTCTGGAGGATCTCAACCAACACTGCTTAGCTTTGGGTGGGTTACCAATGCCAGTAATTGGAGATTACACAATTCAAACAATTAGTTATTATGGGCTAGCTTTAAAAGCTCATATTGATTGTTCATTCTTCAAATTTCTCTATGTGGCAGGTTCAGCATATTATAGCTAATTATAGCATAATAAATTTGCAAcatacaaaataaatatatatctttGGCTTTCATGAATCCCAATTCATATAAATGGGACATTTGAAATGCTGTGACTTTCACTCGTGAGTAGTAGACAGCTAAATTATAATTGAGAAGAAATCAAATAATGACATGGGGAACTACAATTGTGGGTTTTACATGCACAGTGTTAAGTTGATTGAAAAGAGCATTTTACCATAAGAAACAACAAATCCTTGAAGCACAGATAAGCAAGAATTCCAATgaatacaaattttttttttattatgcatAAGGATATATATTTGGATGTGGCAACCAGTGTTGATCTTTCCATTTCTTTTGCAGTTAGCTAAGAGGATTACATATCAGCCATTCAATCTCAAACTGCACATGTGTGAATGTAAAATATAAAGGCATTAAGTAACATCCACTACGATCAATAACACTCTGCTGCAAGTGAAAACAGTGGGAAAAAACATATGTAATCAGCCAATGAATTGAGGCAAGTTAATCTGATAGCTGAATAGTAGTATGCTTAAACTCCAATTAGATATATATCAAGTACATAAAAGaggaaacaaacaaaatgatgaagaattttcaacattgggggaaaaaaaaaaaccttctgaAGTGTCTGCATTTGGTTCTGTGCTTCTTGTAGACAGAGTTCAAGTTTGATTATCCTATCATTCAGCTCCTCATTAGTCATACGATGTTTCTCTAGCTGCACCCATGAAAAATACCAAATAAGCAAACATATCGAATTCTGTCCTAAAAAACCTATAGCAAACAAGAATTTGCAGTCAACTCACTAAGACTAACCTGGGCTTCCAGTTCCTTGGTTTGTTGTTTCCAGTGTGCTGACAAGATCCTGATCTCATCCCTCAACTTGGCGATCTCTTCATCCTTTGCACTCAGATGCTTATTGATGTTCTCAAAGTTCTTTGGGGAAACTTCTGCCAAAATCTTCCTGAGCTCACAATCCTTTTTAGATCCAGCTACATTAACTGCATGCATTATCTCTTGCTCCATTCGCAGTACTTCATCCTTAAGCCGCCTTTGAGAGAGCTCTCTTGCTTGAAGATCATTCTGCAGAAGGTCTATTTGTTCCCCTAGTTTATTTACTCTGGTTTCATGCTCAGCTAATAAACTATCTTTCTCATCTAGTTCTCTCAACAAGTCCAAACACTGGGATTGCGCTGATTGAGCTGATGCAGCACTGGCCTCTGCGGTGGCTTGAGTAACTGATAGTTCAGATCTCAAGTCATCCAGATCTTTCATGTACTGCATGCAAAGAAACAATATTAGAGgatttcccaaaaaaaaaaaaaaaaaattgcacagAGCAGGCTGATGCATGAGAAGCAATGTCTCAAACTTGAGTAAGATGGTGAAGGTCGTAAAGCACCAACCTAAACCTGGTTAATTCTTCATGCAATAATGCTAAATTCTCCACAGACATAGTGATGAAGGATCAATGCCAGGCAAAAACTTTCTAATGTGCATGAATGAACTACCCTTCATTCCCCAAGCTTCAAACTTGCAAAGTGAAGCTGCATAGCCTCCATGCTGTAGAAGGCACAAAGGGAAGACACCAATTCAAAGATAAGGTTCAAATTGCAGATCATCTTACACAATGGTGACCCCCATTAAATGCCAACTCATGAAGTTGACAGAAATCGTAGTTATAGAAATGTCCAAGCCAACTTTAGAAATCATGGTTATTATAGATGTCAGATTCACTGAATGCCAAACTTGAATAGTACAAATTTTGATGTAGCATTGTGTGCCAATAATGGATTTCAAGACTCTCCTAAAACAATAACCAGATTTGATTTAACAAAGTGCTTGGACCAACAAAAGAAAATGTAATATCTTGGCAAGAAGTGAAAATTGGAAGAGGAAAAATGGGCTTGctcaaaaataagaaagagattgATCACCAGAATTATAAAATACTGCTAAGCATTTGAGGGTATGCTCTCCCACCACCACAACTGATCTCTCCCATACAGAAGCAGTGTTCATCATCGATGCTAATGAGGAGAGCTGTAAGGATGAAAGGCACAAATATCAAAGAAAAAGAGATAACAAACAAATATTGATCTGACGGATCAAGTCAATAAGGAGATGAACACAAAGACCAAGTGCGCAGAGAAGACATTACGATAGAGAATACACCTGGCTCTGAGCATGGCAGCAAAAAGCCAAAAACGGCTAGATACGGCGATGGAGATATTGAAGAGAGAATGGAGAAGACAGACTACATGGGAGAGCAAAGATAATCATTTCTGATGTCCAACTGAGAATGGTAATTAATTCAAACTGAGCAGATAAGCCCCTTGTACTTCTTCAAACCACAAAAGAACTCATCCTCTCTTTTCCATTACCAAGAAGTTGCATTTGTTTGCTGGGATGGGCTGACACAATTAATAGAATGCTATACACTTCCCAACCATCTTAGACTCATCCACGTATTTACATGCATGGTAGGATTTATTTGTAGCCTTACACACCATAAGAACTTCATATAGTGTATCAACTATATCAATATCATGTATTACATACATCATACATGTGCATATCATGATAACCACATTATAATAACAATATTGAATTGGTGAGAATAAGCATTTTTACAAGCTCAATAACCAAAATCCTGATCCAGACCCGACTTAAAGTTTTAGTGATCAATCCTCACTTTAGATCCATTAAAATCATGCATGTGTCTTAATTCCATATTGTTATACCAATCAACATGTACAACCCTGATCACCAATCAAAAAATGTCCAAAATGTTGGGTATGAAAACTCATTTTGGATTGGTTAGCTTATCAAATTCACAAATTCCTAGGTTCGTCTACCCAATAAAACCTGTAGCATGGTGTTTTAAGAATATTTTAAGAATGGTTTTCAGACAAAACAGAAAATTGTTATCCAAAcaagtatattttttttttttcattttcaaaaaGACAACATGTATTCGAGAACACAGCCAAAGATACCCTTAATTGTCTAAGTTCTAGTACCTTAGGTTCAAACTTTAATACCAAATCAGAGTCCATGCACTAAATAACACCAAGGCTAAATTGTTTAATCCAAACATGTGTATTCAATTGCATGACATAAGTGGTATCACCTCCAACTGTAAAATTATTATCAGTTGCTAGAATCTGGTTTCCAAACTCATAAGCTCTCACAGCCTTAATCAAACAATTTCTAAACTCGAAGCCCAAAGCCCTATATATGCAAATATTTAGCAAAGAAGAAAGGCATTATACATATTTATTATCAGAAAGCTCAGGAAATTTATACTTACATAAGCAAATTGTCTTCACAAATTGTGTACCTAACTGAAATGATAAATCGACAGTGTGTACCAAAATCTAAGTTATTTGGCAAGAAATACACAAAGACTTATCTCAATTCGTCAGCCCTAAgaaataatatttcttttgttcAAATAGAAGAAAATTTCTAAGCAACCAGCAAATAATTAACAATCCTTTTGACTCTAATACCCGACATCACATATGGTCCTTCCTTACAGAAATAGATCCAACTAATCAGAAAAATATCAGCATCCAATAACCAAAGGAAAGCAGGAACGAAACTTTCACAATAACATTTCGAGACTAGAATTAAAAGCAAAACATCAAGGAAATTCCCAAGCATTGCACCTCCACACTAGCAGAAGTAGATGCCTTCAGCTTTTCATCCTTCTCTCGTAGGCATATCTGTAACCGGCCTATGTCTTCCTCCATGCTCTTCGCCTTCTTCTCTGTTGCCTGTCAGGGACAACAAAACACTTCATTTTCTTTCGGATTGCAAGAAAACCACAGCGTCGTACGATTCCACTCATAGCATCAAGAAGATAAAAAACCTACCTTTCTCGTGAGGGTCTCTCTCGCGAACAACTGCTCCTGCAAGACCAACCGACGCCGGACATCTTTCAGCTCCGTTGCCAACGAAACTACGTTCCTCTTGAAGCTCAACCTTTTCTCTTCCAGGTCCTTGAGAAGCGGGTCGAACT encodes the following:
- the LOC103993307 gene encoding nuclear envelope-associated protein 2; amino-acid sequence: MSTTDTVETSASSSSAVEFDPLLKDLEEKRLSFKRNVVSLATELKDVRRRLVLQEQLFARETLTRKATEKKAKSMEEDIGRLQICLREKDEKLKASTSASVEYMKDLDDLRSELSVTQATAEASAASAQSAQSQCLDLLRELDEKDSLLAEHETRVNKLGEQIDLLQNDLQARELSQRRLKDEVLRMEQEIMHAVNVAGSKKDCELRKILAEVSPKNFENINKHLSAKDEEIAKLRDEIRILSAHWKQQTKELEAQLEKHRMTNEELNDRIIKLELCLQEAQNQMQTLQKMGKKRDKAIRELRDELVMKQPNSACCGIELSFWENPGFTIVASMGMLILVAFASR